The Polypterus senegalus isolate Bchr_013 chromosome 1, ASM1683550v1, whole genome shotgun sequence genome includes a window with the following:
- the p2ry1 gene encoding P2Y purinoceptor 1, with translation MSAEFNFSALANVTNSSSVSGGCPLTKTGFQFYYLPTVYIFVFITGLIGNSVAIWMFVFHMRPWSSISVYMFNLALADFFYVLSLPILIFYYFNKTDWVFGDIMCKLQRFIFHVNLYGSILFLTCISVHRYTGVVHPLKSLGRLKKKNSIFISGLVWFIVVAGISPILYFSRTGTKKNGTTCYDTTSVDHLSSYFVYSMCTTVFGFCIPFIIILGCYGLIVKSLICNDMNNAPLRRKSIHLVIIVLAVFAVSYLPFHVMKNLNLRARLYFQSPEMCDFNNKVYATYQVTRGLASLNSCVDPILYFLAGDTFRRRLSKATRKSSKRSDNNLQSKSEETALNILPEYTENGDTRL, from the coding sequence ATGTCAGCTGAATTTAATTTCTCAGCCCTTGCTAATGTGACAAACAGCAGTTCCGTAAGTGGAGGGTGCCCGCTAACAAAAACcggctttcagttttattacctGCCGACGGTGTACATCTTTGTCTTCATCACTGGATTAATAGGGAACAGTGTGGCCATCTGGATGTTCGTCTTTCACATGAGACCGTGGAGCAGCATTTCAGTGTACATGTTCAATCTGGCGTTGGCTGACTTCTTTTATGTGCTCTCTCTTCCCATCCTCATTTTTTACTATTTCAACAAAACGGATTGGGTCTTCGGAGACATCATGTGTAAGCTTCAGCGCTTTATTTTTCACGTGAACTTGTACGGGAGCATCCTCTTCCTCACTTGCATCAGCGTGCATAGGTACACAGGAGTTGTGCACCCTTTAAAATCCTTGGGgagactgaagaagaaaaactccatcTTCATCAGTGGCTTGGTGTGGTTCATTGTAGTTGCTGGGATTTCACCAATACTATACTTTTCCCGAACTGGAACAAAGAAAAATGGAACAACATGTTATGACACAACCTCTGTGGATCACCTGAGCAGTTATTTTGTGTACAGCATGTGTACAACTGTCTTTGGGTTCTGCATTCCCTTTATAATCATCTTGGGCTGTTATGGATTAATAGTCAAATCACTGATTTGCAACGATATGAACAATGCGCCTCTTAGGCGAAAATCCATTCACTTGGTCATAATAGTGTTAGctgtttttgctgtttcttaTCTGCCATTTCATGTGATGAAAAACTTAAATCTGAGAGCCAGACTGTACTTCCAAAGCCCTGAGATGTGTGATTTCAACAACAAGGTGTATGCCACGTACCAAGTGACTCGAGGTCTCGCCAGCTTGAATAGCTGTGTGGATCCAATTTTATACTTTCTGGCAGGGGATACATTCAGAAGACGACTATCTAAAGCTACCAGGAAAAGTTCCAAACGAAGTGACAATAATCTCCAGTCCAAAAGTGAAGAAACTGCTCTCAACATTTTACCTGAGTACACAGAAAATGGTGACACGCGTCTGTGA